One window of Pyxicephalus adspersus chromosome 4, UCB_Pads_2.0, whole genome shotgun sequence genomic DNA carries:
- the LOC140328896 gene encoding amine sulfotransferase-like has protein sequence MAEITFVPRDHNLYRYKGFCFLKDMMPPEFIDSLQNFKIRDDDVFLITFPKSGTTWTQQILCLICYEGHRKGTEKIDTTERMPWFESQTLNPVSDLNSLPSPRLFVSHLSETFVPKELKNKKAKVIYVMRNAKDVMNSLYHFQDILALAQKSPDFNHFFEKFMDGEVFAGKWFDHIRGWYTHKNDYNILFLKYEDMIKDLHSTVKQICFFLAIELDDEEIDIVVKKASFNEMKKDPLSNKENVPDSIITRKVGSFIRKGQVGDWKNIMTVAQSETFDKIFQEQMRDLSLSFTWQIPE, from the exons ATGGCTGAAATTACTTTTGTGCCACGTGACCATAATCTGTACCGGTATAAaggattctgttttttaaaagatatGATGCCACCCGAGTTCATAGACTCCCTTCAGAACTTTAAAATAAGAGATGATGATGTTTTCTTGATTACATTTCCAAAGTCAG GAACTACTTGGACTCAGCAAATATTATGCCTAATATGCTATGAAGGTCACAGAAAAGGTACTGAAAAGATTGACACTACTGAAAGAATGCCGTGGTTTGAGTCTCAAACGCTAAACCCAGTTTCAGATCTGAACAGCCTTCCATCACCCCGTCTGTTTGTATCCCATTTGTCAGAAACATTTGTTCCCAaagaattgaaaaacaaaaaggcaaaa GTTATCTACGTGATGAGGAATGCAAAGGATGTTATGAATTCTTTATATCATTTTCAAGACATTTTGGCTCTAGCACAAAAGTCACCAGATTTTAACCACTTTTTTGAGAAATTTATGGATGGAGAAG TTTTTGCAGGCAAATGGTTTGATCACATTCGAGGATGGTACACTCATAAGAATGATTACAATATCCTTTTCCTAAAATATGAAGATATGATAAAG GACCTTCATTCTACTGTCAAGCAAATCTGCTTCTTCTTAGCAATAGAATTAGATGATGAAGAGATAGATATTGTGGTCAAAAAAGCATCTTTCAATGAGATGAAAAAGGATCCTctgtcaaataaagaaaatgttcctGATAGCATAATAACTCGAAAAGTTGGGTCATTTATACGCAAAG GCCAAGTTGGAGACTGGAAAAACATAATGACTGTAGCACAAAGCGAAACATTTGACAAAATATTCCAAGAACAAATGAGAGATTTATCTTTAAGTTTTACCTGGCAAATCCctgaataa